A genomic segment from Ptychodera flava strain L36383 chromosome 8, AS_Pfla_20210202, whole genome shotgun sequence encodes:
- the LOC139138535 gene encoding sodium-coupled neutral amino acid transporter 9 homolog produces MMGSSLLCIPWALGEAGFVLGIALLVVMAFICCYTAYRIVRSVDGVVKTSDAVWEFSDVCHYYFGRLGLYVSIIFSVSALLGAAMAYWVLMSNFLYHTVKFAYDPAESNSTGYHSIFLEVWQQNFTVPLSLAVLLFPLINFKSPTFFTKFNSLGTISVMYILVFVTVKAIGWGLHIDFDSASPLTSVPLTNLTFPALTGLLSLSYFLHNGILSIMHNQKHPENNGRDLCISYGLVALTYMWIGVAFYSTFPLQKDCIESNLLDNFPSADIMAIIARLLLLFQLVTIYPLLLYIMRVQLMNAMFGKSWPGLKYIIVLNLAIVCLCVLCAVFFPQIGTIIRFSGAFSGLAYIFTLPCLVYMVYSWRSGTLTWKIVFIHTFIIAFGVANFIGQFVILKL; encoded by the exons ATGATGGGCAGTTCCTTGCTCTGCATTCCGTGGGCTCTCGGAGAAGCTGGCTTTGTCCTGGGTATAGCTTTGCTTGTCGTCATGGCCTTCATCTGCTGCTACACGGCATACAGAATAGTCAGATCAGTGGATGGTGTTG tcAAGACAAGTGATGCAGTATGGGAGTTTTCAGACGTCTGTCACTACTACTTTGGAAGATTAGGATTGTATGTCAGTATTATATTCTCAGTCTCAGCTTTGCTGGGGGCAGCCATGGCTTACTGGGTCCTAATGTCAAATTTCCTGTATCACActgtcaaatttgcatatg ATCCAGCTGAAAGCAACTCAACAGGTTATCACAGCATTTTCCTTGAAGTATGGCAGCAAAACTTTACAGTTCCACTATCTCTAGCAGTCCTCTTGTTTCCACTCATCAACTTTAAATCACCAACATTCTTCACAAAATTTAATTCCCTCG GAACGATATCAGTCATGTATATCCTGGTGTTTGTAACGGTCAAGGCGATTGGCTGGGGCCTGCACATTGACTTTGACTCAGCTAGCCCACTCACATCAGTTCCAC TGACAAATCTGACATTTCCAGCGCTGACCGGTCTACTGTCTCTGAGTTATTTCTTGCACAATGGTATTCTGTCAATCATGCACAACCAAAAACATCCAGAAAATAAT GGACGTGATTTGTGTATATCCTATGGTCTGGTTgctttgacatacatgtggatTGGTGTTGcattttacagtacttttcCACTTCAAAAGGACTGCATTGAGTCA AATCTGTTGGACAACTTTCCCAGTGCTGACATCATGGCCATCATAGCCAGGCTTCTGTTGCTGTTCCAGTTAGTGACCATCTACCCACTGCTGTTGTACATCATGAGAGTGCAGCTAATGAATGCTATGTTTGGCAAGTCATGGCCAGG GTTAAAGTACATCATAGTATTGAATCTCGCAATCGTCTGTTTGTGTGTACTGTGCGCCGTATTCTTTCCTCAAATTGGAACCATCATCAG ATTTTCTGGCGCATTCTCAGGGTTAGCCTACATTTTCACTTTGCCGTGTCTGGTTTACATGGTTTACTCTTGGAGATCAGGAACCCTAACCTGGAAAATTGTTTTTATCCACACATTCATCATTGCCTTTGGTGTGGCGAATTTTATCGGacagtttgtcattttaaaactttga